One genomic region from Bacillota bacterium encodes:
- a CDS encoding pyridoxal 5'-phosphate synthase lyase subunit PdxS: MEDLVAKKRAFIESLKGGVIMDVTTPEQAKIAEDAGAVAVMALERVPADIRAAGGVARMADPEIIIRIKEAVSIPVMAKCRIGHIAEARILEALGVDCIDESEVLTPADDRHHIDKHQFKTPFVCGARNLGEALRRIAEGAAMIRTKGEAGTGDISEAVRHMRQVMDEIRYVQSLRPEQLMAVAKEWGAPYELLKQVHETGRLPVVNFAAGGVATPADAALMMMLGADGVFVGSGIFKSSDPVRRARAIVEATKHYNDPELLARVSRGLGAAMEGITSAALPPEQRLSGRGA; this comes from the coding sequence ATGGAAGACCTGGTGGCGAAAAAGCGCGCGTTTATTGAGTCGCTGAAAGGCGGCGTCATTATGGACGTCACGACGCCGGAGCAGGCCAAGATCGCGGAGGACGCCGGTGCGGTGGCTGTGATGGCCCTAGAGCGCGTGCCGGCGGACATCCGGGCTGCGGGCGGCGTCGCGCGCATGGCCGACCCGGAGATCATCATCCGCATCAAAGAAGCGGTCAGCATCCCGGTGATGGCCAAGTGCCGCATCGGGCACATCGCGGAGGCCCGCATCCTCGAGGCGCTGGGCGTGGACTGCATCGACGAGAGCGAAGTGCTGACGCCGGCGGACGACCGGCACCACATCGACAAGCATCAGTTCAAGACGCCTTTCGTGTGCGGCGCCCGCAACCTGGGCGAAGCGCTGCGCCGCATTGCAGAAGGGGCGGCCATGATCCGGACGAAGGGGGAGGCGGGCACCGGCGACATCTCAGAGGCGGTGCGGCACATGCGCCAGGTGATGGACGAGATTCGCTACGTGCAGTCGCTGCGGCCGGAGCAGCTGATGGCGGTGGCCAAAGAATGGGGAGCGCCGTACGAGCTGCTTAAGCAAGTGCACGAGACGGGCCGGCTGCCTGTGGTCAACTTCGCGGCGGGCGGCGTGGCGACGCCGGCGGACGCCGCGCTGATGATGATGCTGGGCGCCGACGGCGTATTCGTCGGCTCGGGCATCTTCAAGTCCAGCGACCCAGTGCGCCGGGCCCGGGCCATCGTCGAGGCGACGAAGCACTACAACGATCCGGAGCTGTTGGCGCGTGTCTCGCGGGGCCTCGGCGCCGCGATGGAAGGCATTACCAGCGCCGCGCTGCCGCCCGAGCAGCGGCTGTCGGGTCGCGGCGCGTAA